ttctttctcactccctcacccttctctatCCTTACAGAATGACGCCTCAGCCAGGTCTTAAGGAGGAGGGGAGCGGCTTCTTCCAGAGTCTAGTGACGACAGCCGCTTCGTTGGTGCGTGAGGCTGTCCAGCACGCCGATGACTCCGCCGGTGCCCTCCCTGATATGGCTGGTGAGTGCAAggagacgaggatgaggaggaggaggagaaacttaggttggtattgtcaaacgcttccactcctcacatcaactctttccaaaggccaaaaggagatcagtcgggttctcataagtgtttttttctaggttcacggtacagatgaggggtcacactaccaccagggtcattaaactacccctgaaaatcccCCAGACGCCTACGAGAGCCCAGTCAAATTTTTGTGcttgagcgccgaaatgtttaagaatagctATGACCTTAAGCGTTGAGTAATGTAAATGTGactggctgtgtccgtagagtttaccgcgtCGCCGAACTAGGTAACGCTCCGTCCGCAACCCACTGTTCGTCTTGTGTATGGGAGAAATGGTGACAGTCGGGTGGAAATCTTGCTGAAAAACCTGCTGATCAGTCTCCTGGTGCTAAATGTGACATGAGATATCCTGAGACTTTGTTGATGGAatatatttatcttctctttttctgtatAACTCATACTTTGTACCAGTCATAATTAAGTCATTTCTTTACCAATTTTTACTATACCAGATTTCGTCAGTGGAGTAGGGACTGTGAAACCACCTCATAGAACACCTTTACATAGTACTATAAATTGTCAGGGTGATTAAACTCTTTCGTAACACCTAACTTCATCAAGTTTAGCCATAGTAACAGGGAGTATAAAACCACCCCATAGAACACATTATCACGGTACTATTAGTTGCTAGAGTAATTAAACTTCTTGTCATAATACCTCACTGTATCAGGTATCGGGATTGCAGGGaacgccagcaccagcaccagcagtacCCAGGTGTCGGGGCGAGAAGTTGGCCGCCACGTGCCGCTGCCATTTCAGATGGTGATTACGGTGCTCTACGTGGCAGGCATTATGGGCAACATGGCAGCGCTTTACATCATCACCAAGAGCGAGACACAGCGCTATAGGAAACAGGTACGTGGATGGAGAGTAAAGCAGGAAGGTGTGAgacagagagtaagagagagagccTAACCACCACTCTTAATCTCTTAATTTCTGTGTTAATCGCATCCCTCCGTTGTCCAGTTTACTAATGCGAGAGTCTTTCCTACTCCTGTAACTCATTCCACTACttaaccctccttctcctttctcgttttctcttgccTCACTTGACAGCCTTCTGTGTCGCTAATGATCTCCCTAAACACACCTAACCTCCCTCGTAACTGTTGTAAGTcacccttctttccatcctccttttcttcttcacttctatcTGTCCATTATGTTGCTTCTACGATCCATCTTCAAATCAACACTAGTTATTTTCCCCTCCAGACGTTCATGCTTCGTTGTCTAGTTGGGAACGACCTCACGGCACTGCTGGGGTCCTTGGTGCAAATGTACGTACGGCTCTACCTTCCCAACCCCAGCGAGAAGTGGCTCTGCGTGTCTCGAGTCCTGTTCCGCGCCTTTGGGCTTGGGTCCGGCTGCGTGGCCCTCGTGATGGCTGTAGAACGCTGGCTGGCCCTGACGCACCCCTTCGTCTACCCGAGAGTAAGTGTGGGGATAGGAAAGTCTTTTCATTTTAGTTTTGCAATCCATAATGAAGtaggggcaaaaaaaaaacatctaatcTTCGTCTACCCAAGAGTAAGTGATTCAGGTTCTCTCTAGTTTATTTTTTAACTTAAAATATTTCTACTTCAACAACTACGTTTCTTTGGTACTCAATttcgtttttctttagtttcttttccTACTTAAACTATTTCTACTTTTGCCACATTTTTTTAACGCAATTTCGCCTTTTTCTAGCTTCTTTTCTTACTTACActatttctacttctatttccatATGTTTTCTCGGTATTTCATTTCGTTTTTTCAAGTGCCTATTCTTAATGAGACtattaatacttctactactactactactactactgaccacCTCTTCACCACCAAAACCTTCACCATCCCCTTCCGCAGCATGTGACACACTCGGTCATCCGCCGCACCATCCTCGTGCTGTGGGTCATCACGCTGCTGCTGGTCTGCGCGCCCTTCTTCGGGTTCGGCCTCTGGTACAACGAGAACCTCACCCCACACTGCGTCCGCTACCGCTTTGGCACCGAGCTCGTGGACCGGGTCTATGCCTACGTCATCTTCGCTTATGGTAGGtctgtttttttgttgattttcttcgtttatttattgatttatagtTGAAAGAGGCAGAACAAGGGCTGGACAAGGCTTGCTGTTTAACTTCGTCCATCTGTTGTCCAGTTTTccaatgcaagagtcaaccagtgtCTGCAATCTTTCTTAAATTTCACGATTAATCTCTCACTTTCTGTTTCAACTTCATCCCTGCTTTGTCCAgtttactaatgcaagagttaacctgtatGTAGAGTCTTTCATATCCTTCAAACACACCtatcctcttttctattccttctccttcctgtactttttctattctccttcccttacatATATCCATTATGTCTGCTCTCAATCCCTCACACTCATATTCCCtccgtcttctttccctcccgcAGGCATGATCATGTGCACCGTCATCGTCTGCTGTAACCTTTCCGTGATCCGCGTCCTCTACCGCATGAGGGAACGACTTTTACCGCGCCGACACTCCCGCGCCTCCTGCCGCAGCGCCGCCTCCACCAACGGGGACGCGAGCGGCAACCTGGCCACGCCCGAGGAACTGTCCTTCGCTAGACTCATGGCCATTCTGTCCATCACCTTCGTCGCCTGCTGGGTGCCGCAACTGGTGGGTGGAGGTTTGTTTAGtctagggggaggaggagagacagtaaTTGGAGCGTATAATTGTATGGCTGTATGGTTCTGTGATGTATATTTCTCCCTGTTTATATTTTAACtcaatttctttctttagtttttgttttggGATGCTGTAcagcctttctctctcccttcttccacggGGCGTTACCTCATACTGGACAATTTTTTCGTACCGGAGATTAGTTTTTTCAGTCAAGGTTATAGCAAGAATAGGATACACATATACAAAAGTGgcttaatggaaaaaaaagtacaacagggagaagaggaaagacaattGGAGTGCACAGTTATAGTTCAACCATTTTATTTTAGTttaatttctttcgtttttgttttggGAAACCGGacatcctcactctttctctctctctttccctccccacagatgatgattgtggtgggaCAAGTCCTCGGCAACAACCCCAAGTACAGGATCTTTTACCGCATTCCAGATATCTTTATCCTCCTCAACTTCTGCCTCGATCCGTGAGTTACATTTTATAATACGTAGTCTCTGTGTGTCTCGCTCGATCTTTCTCTCTCTAGTTAcataatagtctctctctctctctctctctctctctctctctctctctctctctctctctctctctctctctctctctctctctctcctctctctctctctctctctctctctctctctctctctctctctctctctctctctctctctctctctctctctctctctctctctctctctctctctctctctctctctctctctctctctctctctctctctctctctctctctctctctctctctctctctctctctctctctctctctctctctctctctctctctctctctctctctctctctctctctctctctctctctctctctctctctctctctctctctctctctctctctctctctctctctctctctctctctctctctctctctctctctctctctctctctctctctctctctctctctctctctctctctctctctctctctctctctctctctctcattctaggTTACAGATATATCCTGTTCTGTAAATATGCTTCCCGGTATCTGTGATTAAGACAGGCTGATTGTTAAAAGTGTAGTATGTGTTTCTTTTTATACGAGTTATGTTATTTACACTCTAGTTTCCTTATCTAAATCCTTCTtgcactcctttcttccttatatccttccttccttcctttctttcttttcctttcttcccgtccttcattccttcctccattcactcattcatttattcattacagATTTATAAATTTTATCCTAAACATTTTATAGCAGGATTTGTGTTATATTCCTCACTAGTTCCTCTTATCCATATCCTTCCTTCATGCCTCCTTTCCTTGCAGATTCATGTACGTGCTCTTTAGGCGACACAGACGGTATGGCAGAAGACACCTGAGGAAGCTAATGACCTACCTATGTCCCCACCTGCACAGCTCGCCTAGCCAGGGCATCCTCACAGACTCCCTTCGCTCCTCGTCCCACACCTCGCAGAACAACAACGGTGAGGCTTAGTACTGTCCTAGTGTAGTTCAGGGATGGGTGTCAATACTGgaactgtctctctctcagtcaccgctgcctcgcctcacacacTTGCTTTCGCGTTTGCTGTGCCGTCGTGGGCTGAGCAAGCACTGtgtattctctcttctctccgctGCCAGCCATATTAGCGGTTTTGGTGGTGATTGGATCGTTTTCTTAGAGCTTAAATTCTCTTTTTCAGAGGTTTTCAGTGTAGCTAATGTTTTGTGCCGTCCCATACAACTTAATATCTTTCTTTGTCGATTTTTGTAAGATTTAAATGAGTGTGTTTTCTGATTTGAATTCAACTGTTTCTAGATTAAGTGTTTGATGattgtttttttccttaatttgttCTCCTAGGTTTATTTAGCAGTGATGTAAGTTAgtcctctgttctctcttctgGATGTCATCTTTGTTGTTTTAAGCGTTCACTGTTCGGCATTGACTTTTTCTCCTAGATTTATACATATAAGTCATTTTGTCTTTCCATTGCGCCACCCAGTCAGTAGTGTTTCAGATATACAGCTGCATAGATCTCTCACCCCAAAACCTCAAGTCATCGCTGTCGTTTTTACTATGAAGtgcattttttcttttgattACCAACTTTTATCAATAGTGCTGAGTtaatcgatgtgtgtgtgtgtgtgtgtgtgtgtgtgtgtgtgtgtgtgtgtgtgtgtgtgtgtgtgtgtatttttcagtTTTCTACCATAAACTACTTAGTGTtgatatttttctcgtttttactCACTCAATAATGACATGTGGCCTTTCCATCATGACTTCACTTTTGAATGATTGCACAGCTGTTGTTTGTATATAAATGagtggtacgtgtgtgtgtgtgtgtgtgtgtgtgtgtgtgtgtgtgtgtgtatagttttCTTTTATAAACTTTAATTAGTATCTTATCTTGAGTTATTTGTCTACTCACTCTCTGACCACACGCTGAGTTCTCTAGAGTGAAAGAGTTGGGCACTaacactcctcccttcccagacaatccttctttccttccctccttctcttcgctgCCTTTCTCTGCACTCACGCTGTCAATAGTTTTAACTCACGGTCCCCGCTAGACGCCTTGTATTGAGACGCCTTTCTGCCTTTCTGCCGCAGGATCAGCCATGGGTAGGGACTTCAGCCGGCGAGCTATGCCTCTAGTTTTGAAGGTAGCGACCACACCCCCTCTCGTTGCCCTTGTGTGAGCCCCTTGTGTTGCTGTCAGGGTGGGATGGCTTGCCAGTCTCCTATTgcctgctctccttcccttcccttgccctctctGTCTCATCTCCCAGCTTGTCTGTCTCCCTCGTATGCTATGTTCAAGTTAGTGTCGCAGGTAAGCTCCGCCCCCTTCCCTATCCATGTATGTGATTGGTCAGTTAACTAGCCAGTCACACCAAGCATGTTTCCCTTCTCATATTCTTCTTGCTTGTATCATTGGTCACTCCACAAGCACATCATCTCTCTCCTAAACTCAGACTACATGTGTTCGTGGATGCCGAGAAGGGTAAATCTTATTGATGGATGCTAGACTAGCGTGGGCGGGGCCTATTTGCAGAGTCTATTTGAATGAGGTACAAGACTTCCTCCCTTTGTTATACTGAGATGAGCTTTAAGCCCTTCGTGTCCTCTCTTGCCTACTCTCAtcctctgttccctttccttgcctgccAGCTAACTTGTTTCATCATAAATCTAAATAAAGCAGCTATTATTAAGACATTACCATGTCTACATGATCGCTtgcttctgttttctctccttcctgtcaaTGCCTCCCCATCTTTTAGCCTCCATATAGCTAATTCCATCTAAAATCTTAATAAAATACTTGCTAATGTCATCTAAACTTTAAATAGATAAGTCATTTTTTTGTCTAACTAAATATGTCTGGTCCcttgtttctgtttcctttccttcccattcttccctacCTAAGACCCTCATGCTTCAATTAAAACGAAAATCAAGCACTCTGTAAACCGGTCTAAGTCTACCTCCCTGCTTGTTTAATTAGTTCGCCAAGGTGTATGAAAGGTTATATATATTAGATTCATCAGCAAGAACTAAATACCGGTAATTGCACCCAGTTTTCATGTCGTATTCCTCAATGTcctcatcagtcagtcagtcattcagtcaatcagtcagccagttagtcaagtCATCCATATCAAGGCCGTTTTCTCTGTCCTCGTAATCGTTGTTCTAGAAAGCGCCACAAATGAGCacgtttagttaggttagttttgtcAGAAAGTCTACGGATGTTTCACGCGGATTTCGTTACCGTGGCCGACGCTTTcaaataataatatgataatgatctgatgaagaagaataagaacaagatgatgatgaagaaaaagaggaggactagtaataataatgataatagtgacggTAGATAGTAATATATTCAGTGGTagcaacagtagtaatagtagtggtagtagtagtagtagtaatagtagtagtagtagttggtagtagtagtagtagtagtggctatAACTATGAAGATAACACTAAGCTCTCTGGCCTGACTAAATCTATCTTTCTCTCGCTGTATGCCTAAATAAAAACGCTATCTCGCTTGTATGTTGCCTCCTTACTAATAACACATGCATAACCTCCTCTGTGCATCCATATAACATACCCCAATAACtgccctttcctaccctttctcctttccaacccttcaacttatttctcctttccacgtagtcattccacctctcctttcccaACGCAGGAGAGCTCAGTGGGAGGGTCACGATATCTACCAACGCGGCCGCAGCCAACGAGGAGTATGTGTCTAACCAGCTTCTGCTCCTCCCCACCGGCAAGTCCAAGCTCTCCCCTGTCCCCGAAGGAGGTTCCGATAGCACTCTTGAGGCCGGGTGTAAGGAGCAAGATCGACACTGAACGCCCGGATGATAGACTGCTTCACGCCACCACAGGGGAAGACACACACGAAAGGAGGTTACTGGAGCAGGAGAAGCAGCTGAATGTCGTAAATAGGGCAGAGAAGAAGttgttgaggccagagaaggaaCTGAAAAACGAGAAGGCAGAGATAAGGGAGGTTTTGAAAGGACGGGAACAGTTGAGCATCACTGAAAGAGTCCCAGAGCTTGAGTTGCTGAGGCCAGAAATGCAACTGAAGAACGAGAAGGCAGATAGAAGGGAGGTTTCGAAGGGAGAAAAACTGTTGAGCATCATAGAAAGAGCACCAGAGCTTGAGTTTGTGAGGCCAGAGAACCAATTGAAGAGCGAGGAAAAAGATCAAAGGGAATTGAGTATTATAGAAAGGGCCCCAGAGCTAGAGTTATTGAGACCAGAGAAACAAATGAAGaacgagaaaacagagaaaatgaaACAGCTGAGCATCACAGAAAAAGCACCACCAGAGCTTCTAGAGTCATTGAGGCCTGACCATCAGTTTAAAGTCGTCGTGCACGCTGGAGGTGGCGACGGACCCACGAGCTCACACGACCGCACCTTTGCCTGTCGTGGAAGCCTCACCGAAACTCGCACCGAGGACAGGACGACAGAGAAGGATACGAGTAAGCGGGGGTCGTTCTGTTACGGTGAGTCTGATGCGCTCTCTCTGCTTCCCAAGACGATATCACAAAGCGCAGGCTCGCGGGATGATACTAGTCTTACGGAGGCACAtccagagaggaggaaaacaaggccATTGTGACTTTAAGGTGCTAAGTAGGTAAGGTAGCTCGTTTTCTGTACACGCATAAACAAAATAGTCCCTCAGCAAGGTCTCTCTATTCTAGTAGCTGGACCAAATAAGCCACTAGGGATCAGCtctttttatttaactttattttcgtGTTGGAGATAAGACatgcgcgtggcctctgtgctcatctccgtcgcatttgcAAGTGAACAGCCAGTCTCCAAATCGTTTTCAGTTCCCTGGTTACAAAAGCGTATatccccaaacacctgagacctCCTGTGGGCCAACGCGGTGCTGTATTAACttttatttttgtagtttttgaGTCTCCTTCAGTGGGGACGCAACATGTATTAGTCAAGTGTGAAATATGTTCATTCCTCACCATTGTTCGTAAGTTTCCTAACCAAACGCAAAACactgaaaattccttgtatagtgtttggtttTGATAGAGATAGGAGGAAGTTTTAGGATACCACACGGGAAACCTTGAGTATATGGTATTGagctgaaaaaaaacaaaaaacggatCATTGGGGAGAATACAGTTTGGTTTGAAGGCGTTTACGATGCTTCTGTGGTGGACTCTCGAGCTGGCCCCTTAGATTCAGCGTGGCGGAGGCTGGGAGCTGCCTGGTGTGTTAGGCATTGGGGTGGGGGACAACTCAAGCCTCAGCCAGACGTTGGAAGGAAGAGGTCAAGGTTTCGTAGCATTCTTTAGGGCATTatggagtgaaggagatgaagaaggagatgaagaagtaggaggaggaggaggagaaaagaagacagtgtagcagcagtagcagaagaagaagtagtagtagtagtagtagtagtagtagtagtagtagtagtagtaacagtaatagtagtcgtaacaggaggaggaggaggaaaaggaaggagatgaagaagaagaggaggaggaggaggttacagaCAGCCTTCTCTTGTTGACTGTAACGgtgctatatataaaaaaaaacatactgagGCAATTGTACGTAACTAGAATAAGTGTTTCAgtcctctctctatatattacCTTATGTCTGAATCCACAAAAACAACCTCAGTCTACTTAATTCAACTACCTCCACCAATCTGCAaccattcctctctttcacccAAACCAAATACTCCAACTCTTCTACGTGTACTCTGTTTTCCTATAGTCTCCCTTCTAGCTCTCTCGTTATCTCTCAATAACTGTGTACCTGGATATAGTGTTCACTGTGTCAGCTGTATAGGTCTGCACTGTAGCCGTAGTGGGATCTAATTACTTATTGTGTCGACGTGTAGTGTTGTAGGCTTCTTTGTGCCATGAATGATACTCTTATGTTGTTTATTGGGCCCGTAAAGCTTCGTGTTAGGGAATCTTTGGGCTGAACAGAGAGTATATATGTATTTACAGGCGGGATGAGGGTGCTTGGTGAGGTGGAATCAGGATATTAGAGAGAAAGGCGATGTGGAGTGTGTGATGTTAGTATCCATgtcacatccttccttactctttcatcatcatcatcatcatcgtattcTTCATCGGTACTTCAGTTCGCCCGTATAAAAAGCCTCTTGTTAAAGCTgctctgggcttttcatggactgcaTATGAACTTCAGACACACAAGGGAAGTACCGTAGAGTATACTGAGCCAGATGACAACGCGGAAAGGGGCTGAacagaggagggatggagggggtggaACTTCAAGCTAGAGATGAAACCAAAAAGTAAGCTCATGATGGCATTTCTTAGATTTCCTTCGTATGATTACCAGAACTACCTCAGACAAGTTATGTGGGCTGTCCTAACCCACCTCCTCCCTGGACCGGTGCAATGCGTGAGCCCTCTACCCGAGAAAACTGCCACATatatggattctctctctctctctctctctctctctctctctctctctctcttaatattaactagagtagaaatgcaacgttttggagtcttctgattaatgtaaaatcacttaggtttaaggacagaccaccaagtctggaccatggggtctgtgtgatctgattttctatgtaaatctatgtaaatctctctctctctctctctctctctctctctctctctctctctctctctctctctctctctctctctctctctctctctctctctctctctctctctctctctctctctctttctctctgtctctctctctatctctctctctctctctctctctctctctctctctctctctctctctctctctctctctctctctctctctctctcggcacagtCATCACActagcatatttaaaaaaaattgttcATATTTTCTTATGTATTAGAGCAAtgtactatattttccttttaccaTAGGCGCTGCAGTCTTCATTGATTTACCTGAGGGAGAGTTAGTCAGAATTCTGGTACATGCATTTAGCCTTCATTCATAGGTAAGAGTAGTTTGCGAAGAGTTAGGCCATTGCTTGCTCGAGGCCTAACCAAACATATACACtaatggggaaagggaaggcgCTAATTTTCGAAGCTAAACGTAAACAGAGTACAGGTCATTTTCTCTTATACGATATTAAAAATTCACTACCCGAACTTCGCTCCTCCAAAATATCGTATACC
The Eriocheir sinensis breed Jianghai 21 chromosome 12, ASM2467909v1, whole genome shotgun sequence DNA segment above includes these coding regions:
- the LOC126997635 gene encoding uncharacterized protein LOC126997635 isoform X1; this encodes MTPQPGLKEEGSGFFQSLVTTAASLVREAVQHADDSAGALPDMAGIGIAGNASTSTSSTQVSGREVGRHVPLPFQMVITVLYVAGIMGNMAALYIITKSETQRYRKQTFMLRCLVGNDLTALLGSLVQMYVRLYLPNPSEKWLCVSRVLFRAFGLGSGCVALVMAVERWLALTHPFVYPRHVTHSVIRRTILVLWVITLLLVCAPFFGFGLWYNENLTPHCVRYRFGTELVDRVYAYVIFAYGMIMCTVIVCCNLSVIRVLYRMRERLLPRRHSRASCRSAASTNGDASGNLATPEELSFARLMAILSITFVACWVPQLMMIVVGQVLGNNPKYRIFYRIPDIFILLNFCLDPFMYVLFRRHRRYGRRHLRKLMTYLCPHLHSSPSQGILTDSLRSSSHTSQNNNGSAMGRDFSRRAMPLVLKESSVGGSRYLPTRPQPTRSMCLTSFCSSPPASPSSPLSPKEVPIALLRPGVRSKIDTERPDDRLLHATTGEDTHERRLLEQEKQLNVVNRAEKKLLRPEKELKNEKAEIREVLKGREQLSITERVPELELLRPEMQLKNEKADRREVSKGEKLLSIIERAPELEFVRPENQLKSEEKDQRELSIIERAPELELLRPEKQMKNEKTEKMKQLSITEKAPPELLESLRPDHQFKVVVHAGGGDGPTSSHDRTFACRGSLTETRTEDRTTEKDTSKRGSFCYGESDALSLLPKTISQSAGSRDDTSLTEAHPERRKTRPL
- the LOC126997635 gene encoding uncharacterized protein LOC126997635 isoform X2, translating into MTPQPGLKEEGSGFFQSLVTTAASLVREAVQHADDSAGALPDMAGNASTSTSSTQVSGREVGRHVPLPFQMVITVLYVAGIMGNMAALYIITKSETQRYRKQTFMLRCLVGNDLTALLGSLVQMYVRLYLPNPSEKWLCVSRVLFRAFGLGSGCVALVMAVERWLALTHPFVYPRHVTHSVIRRTILVLWVITLLLVCAPFFGFGLWYNENLTPHCVRYRFGTELVDRVYAYVIFAYGMIMCTVIVCCNLSVIRVLYRMRERLLPRRHSRASCRSAASTNGDASGNLATPEELSFARLMAILSITFVACWVPQLMMIVVGQVLGNNPKYRIFYRIPDIFILLNFCLDPFMYVLFRRHRRYGRRHLRKLMTYLCPHLHSSPSQGILTDSLRSSSHTSQNNNGSAMGRDFSRRAMPLVLKESSVGGSRYLPTRPQPTRSMCLTSFCSSPPASPSSPLSPKEVPIALLRPGVRSKIDTERPDDRLLHATTGEDTHERRLLEQEKQLNVVNRAEKKLLRPEKELKNEKAEIREVLKGREQLSITERVPELELLRPEMQLKNEKADRREVSKGEKLLSIIERAPELEFVRPENQLKSEEKDQRELSIIERAPELELLRPEKQMKNEKTEKMKQLSITEKAPPELLESLRPDHQFKVVVHAGGGDGPTSSHDRTFACRGSLTETRTEDRTTEKDTSKRGSFCYGESDALSLLPKTISQSAGSRDDTSLTEAHPERRKTRPL